Proteins encoded within one genomic window of Etheostoma cragini isolate CJK2018 chromosome 21, CSU_Ecrag_1.0, whole genome shotgun sequence:
- the hbae5 gene encoding hemoglobin, alpha embryonic 5, with product MSLNDKDKAAVKALWGKIAKSADVVGSEALGRMITVYPQTKTYFSHWPDLSPGSDSVKAHGKKVMGGLGLAVSKIDDLKTGLLELSEKHAFTLRVDPANFKILSHCILVELATVFPTEFTPEAHMSYDKFFTAVALALSERYR from the exons ATGAGTTTGAACGACAAAGACAAGGCTGCCGTCAAGGCTCTGTGGGGCAAAATCGCCAAGTCAGCAGATGTTGTTGGCAGTGAGGCTCTGGGCAG GATGATTACCGTCTACCCCCAAACCAAGACCTACTTCTCCCACTGGCCTGACCTGAGCCCCGGCTCTGACTCCGTCAAGGCCCACGGAAAGAAAGTGATGGGAGGACTGGGTCTGGCTGTGTCCAAAATTGACGACCTGAAAACGGGCCTGCTGGAGCTCAGCGAAAAGCACGCCTTCACGCTGAGAGTGGACCCGGCCAACTTCAAG ATCCTGTCCCACTGCATCCTGGTGGAGCTCGCCACCGTTTTCCCAACGGAGTTCACCCCTGAGGCCCACATGTCCTACGATAAGTTCTTCACCGCTGTGGCCCTGGCTCTGTCCGAGAGATACCGCTAA
- the aqp8a.2 gene encoding aquaporin-8a.2 — translation MGEEKMEMEESTLMEKGRKPASPKAPNKYETLFQPCLAETVGTMFFVFVGCVSVIENVPAAGRLQPALVHGLAVAVLVAVMDNISGSHFNPPFTIAIYLCGGMELMMVGPYLVSQLIGGVLGAGMAKMMTPADRYLNATGAAFDIVKSDSQLSGAIFGEVAMTCLVTMVVLLVAVNSKTKTPLAPFLVGCTVIVNVLAGGDISGTCLNPARAFGPALMTNYWTYHWVYWVGPIGGGLVAAALLRLILGDDKLRVVMKS, via the exons atgggagaggagaaaatggaaatggaagAGTCTACTCTGATGGAGAAGGGACGGAAGCCAGCCTCGCCCAAAGCTCCCAACAAATATGAGACTCTGTTCCAGCCGTGCCTGGCCGAGACGGTGGGGAccatgttctttgtttttgtcggctgtgtgtctgtcattgAGAATGTGCCGGCGGCTGGACGGCTGCAGCCGGCCCTGGTGCATGGCCTGGCTGTGGCGGTGTTGGTGGCGGTCATGGATAACATCAG TGGCTCCCATTTCAACCCTCCCTTCACTATCGCCATCTACCTGTGTGGAGGCATGGAGCTGATGATGGTGGGACCCTACCTGGTCAGCCAGCTGATTGGAGGAGTGCTCGGAGCTGGAATGGCCAAG ATGATGACTCCTGCAGACCGGTACTTGAACGCAACGGGAGCAGCGTTTGATATCGTCAAGTCCGACAGCCAGCTGTCCGGAGCCATCTTCGGGGAGGTGGCCATGACCTGCCTGGTCACCATGGTGGTGCTGCTGGTGGCGGTCAACAGCAAGACCAAAACCCCGCTGGCTCCGTTCCTGGTGGGCTGTACCGTCATCGTTAACGTCCTGGCGGG AGGGGACATATCCGGAACGTGTCTGAACCCTGCCAGAGCCTTCGGGCCAGCTCTGATGACAAACTACTGGACCTACCACTGGGTTTACTGGGTGGGGCCCATAGGTGGGGGGCTGGTGGCAGCCGCTTTGCTCAG gCTCATTCTGGGTGATGATAAGTTACGAGTCGTTATGAAATCCTAA
- the lcmt1 gene encoding leucine carboxyl methyltransferase 1 yields the protein MAARQPFTDSDTADEAVRATCDDATICKRFASSKSYWKDPYIQYFVRSVGERKAPEINRGYYARVQGVNHLLDAFIRKTECDCQVINLGAGLDTTFWRLKDENLMPRKFFEVDFPTVVARKIHYIKTKPPLSKPLLETHSTDSLLLDAHSLDSDRYCIIGADLRDISNLDEKLKKFQLNPELPTLLLSECVLVYMTPSQSSNVVHWAAETFHTAMFINYEQLNMNDRFGQVMIENLQRRQCILAGVEACQSLESQKERFLKTGWEHADALDMMTVYSMLPQDDVGRIERLEFLDEKELLQQLLQHYSICWATKDKLNLGLSQLAF from the exons ATGGCAGCTCGGCAACCCTTCACAGACTCGGATACTGCTGATGAAGCAGTGAGGGCGACCTGTGACGATGCAACTATATGCAAAAG GTTTGCTAGCAGTAAAAGCTACTGGAAGGACCCCTATATCCAGTATTTTGTAAGATCTGTAGGAGAGCGGAAGGCACCTGAAATCAATAGAG GTTACTATGCCCGCGTTCAAGGAGTTAACCATCTCCTTGACGCGTTTATAAGGAAAACAGAGTGTGACTGTCAAGTAATCAACCTGGGTGCTGGGCTGGACACCACGTTTTGGAGACTTAAG GATGAAAACCTCATGCCACGGAAGTTCTTTGAAGTTGATTTTCCTACAGTTGTGGCCAGGAAAATACACTATATCAA GACCAAACCACCCCTGTCCAAACCCCTCCTCGAAACCCACTCAACAGACTCCTTACTACTAG ATGCCCACAGCCTCGACTCAGACCGGTACTGCATTATTGGAGCAGACCTCAGAGACATCTCTAATTTggatgaaaaactgaaaaagttcCAGCTTAATCCAGA ATTACCTACACTGCTCCTGTCTGAGTGTGTGCTGGTCTACATGACGCCCTCCCAGTCCTCCAACGTAGTTCACTGGGCTGCAGAAACCTTCCACACCGCCATGTTCATCAACTACGAACAG TTGAACATGAACGATCGATTTGGCCAGGTGATGATCGAGAACCTGCAGCGTCGCCAGTGCATCCTGGCAGGAGTGGAGGCCTGCCAGTCTCTGGAATCGCAG aagGAGCGGTTCCTTAAGACAGGCTGGGAGCATGCTGATGCCCTGGACATGATGACGGTCTACAGTATGCTCCCCCAGGATGATGTAGGAAG AATTGAGCGTCTGGAGTTCCTGGATGAGAAGGAGCTGTTGCAACAACTGCTTCAACACTACAGCATCTGCTGGGCCACCAAGGACAAACTCAATCTGG GTCTGTCACAGTTGGCATTTTGA
- the aqp8a.1 gene encoding aquaporin-8a.1: MAGTKTKTGVFTIAVEEPSAERGDTNKKRCIFEQYVQPCLAELFGTSLFVFVGCASVIGNVGAVGVIQPAVAHGLALGVLIMVLGQISGGHFNPAVSLSVYLCGGTGLSLLLPYVLAQMCGGMVGAGLTKVIYPTDVYNASLGGAFNIVNNDLGKTTVAEVMMTLFLTTVVCMGAVNGQTRSPSAPFCIGLTVTANIFAGGTVSGACMNPARAFGPAVAANHWNHHWVYWVGPASGALLTVMFIRLLFGDQKTRVVLK; encoded by the exons atGGCAGGAACAAAAACCAAGACAGGGGTCTTCACAATAGCTGTGGAAGAGCCGTCAGCAGAGAGAGGCGACACCAACAAGAAGAGATGCATCTTTGAGCAGTATGTGCAGCCCTGCCTGGCTGAGCTGTTCGGGACcagcctgtttgtgtttgtggggtGTGCATCCGTTATTGGGAATGTGGGAGCAGTCGGCGTCATCCAGCCCGCTGTGGCACATGGACTGGCTCTGGGAGTGCTGATCATGGTCCTCGGGCAAATCAG TGGGGGCCACTTTAACCCTGCGGTGTCTCTGAGCGTCTACCTGTGTGGAGGGACGGGGCTTTCCCTGCTGCTGCCGTATGTCCTGGCTCAGATGTGTGGAGGCATGGTCGGAGCTGGTTTGACCAAG gTAATCTACCCCACTGATGTGTATAACGCTTCCCTTGGAGGGGCCTTTAACATTGTGAACAATGATCTGGGTAAAACCACTGTGGCAGAGGTGATGATGACCCTGTTCCTCACCACCGTGGTGTGCATGGGGGCCGTCAACGGCCAAACCCGCTCCCCCTCGGCTCCTTTCTGCATCGGCCTCACTGTGACAGCCAACATCTTTGCTGG GGGGACGGTGTCTGGGGCCTGTATGAACCCTGCCCGAGCCTTTGGTCCCGCAGTGGCTGCCAACCACTGGAACCACCACTGGGTCTACTGGGTGGGACCCGCTTCTGGTGCACTGCTTACTGTCATGTTCATCAG GTTGTTGTTTGGTGACCAGAAGACTCGAGTTGTGTTGAAGtga